One segment of Palaemon carinicauda isolate YSFRI2023 chromosome 35, ASM3689809v2, whole genome shotgun sequence DNA contains the following:
- the LOC137627475 gene encoding uncharacterized protein — protein MKITLFVLFGLATLAMARPFSVFDFDLDDIHQDQDFDDHVITGSYSWVAPGGTRYFVRYIADDDGYRVLESNAVPATAFGIRANGQQGSFFSSEEFDD, from the exons ATGAAGATCACT CTCTTTGTCCTCTTCGGTTTGGCCACCTTGGCCATGGCTCGTCCATTCTCCGTTTTCGACTTCGATCTCGACGATATTCACCAAGACCAAGACTTCGACGACCATGTCATTACCGGATCTTACAG CTGGGTTGCTCCCGGAGGGACGAGATACTTCGTCAGATACATAGCTGACGACGACGGCTACAGAGTCCTGGAATCCAACGCCGTTCCAGCAACAGCCTTTGGAATTAGAGCTAACGGGCAACAGGGATCCTTCTTTTCCTCCGAGGAGTTTGATGATTAG
- the LOC137627476 gene encoding cuticular protein 47Eg-like, producing the protein MKLTLIVLLGLVAIAAARPDSVFSVDVDDIQHDQDVDDDGVHGSYSWTSPEGVDYFVRYVADENGFRVVESNAVPASADGVNADGQQGSFTSFEEDDDK; encoded by the exons ATGAAGCTCACC CTGATCGTCCTCCTCGGCCTTGTAGCCATCGCCGCTGCTCGACCAGACTCCGTCTTTTCTGTCGACGTCGACGATATTCAGCATGACCAGGATGTGGACGATGATGGCGTACATGGGTCATACAG TTGGACATCTCCCGAAGGCGTCGACTACTTCGTCAGGTACGTTGCTGACGAAAACGGCTTCCGCGTCGTCGAATCTAACGCCGTCCCCGCCAGCGCCGATGGCGTCAACGCCGACGGACAGCAGGGATCCTTCACTTCCTTCGAAGAGGATGATGACAAGTAA